In one window of Microtus pennsylvanicus isolate mMicPen1 chromosome 2, mMicPen1.hap1, whole genome shotgun sequence DNA:
- the LOC142844299 gene encoding olfactory receptor 4F21-like, which produces MDQLNGSMVSEFVLLGLSSSWETKVFLMLTFSTLYLGIIVGNLFIVILVIADSYLHSPMYFLLANLSLIDVGLSTTTVPKMISDLPKEHRVISFHSCMTQMCFMHIMGGVEMVLLIAMAFDRYTAICKPLRYLSIMSPKLCISFVIAAWVTGVVHALSQFSFVINLPFCGPNKIDSFYCDFPRTIQLACTDRDKFEFVVAANSGFMSMGAFFLLLLSYVFILVTVWKRSSGDLSKALVTLSAHITVVVLSFTPCMFLYVWPFPTSSIDKYLFIVDFAITPALNPVIYTLRNKDILVSIQRLYKRVGYDNFC; this is translated from the coding sequence ATGGATCAACTaaatggctccatggtttctGAGTTTGTGCTTCTAGGACTCTCTAGTTCTTGGGAAACTAAAGTTTTCCTCATGCTGACTTTCTCTACACTCTACTTAGGAATAATTGTGGGAAATCTCTTCATTGTCATTTTGGTAATTGCTGACTCATATTTACATTCACCTATGTACTTTCTTCTGGCCAACCTGTCCCTCATTGATGTTGGACTTTCCACTACCACTGTTCCGAAGATGATCTCAGATCTTCCTAAAGAACACAGAGTAATTTCTTTTCACAGCTGTATGACTCAGATGTGTTTTATGCACATTATGGGAGGAGTGGAGATGGTGCTGCTCATAGCAATGGCATTTGACAGGTACACAGCCATCTGTAAGCCTCTGCGCTACCTGAGCATCATGAGCCCTAAACTATGCATTTCATTTGTAATTGCTGCCTGGGTAACTGGTGTGGTCCATGCCCTGTCCCAGTTCTCTTTTGTTATAAACCTGCCTTTCTGTGGTCCTAACAAAATAGACAGCTTTTACTGTGACTTCCCTCGGACCATACAACTCGCATGCACTGATAGAGACAAGTTTGAGTTTGTTGTTGCTGCCAACAGTGGCTTCATGAGCATGGGggccttcttcctgcttctgctctccTATGTCTTCATTTTGGTCACCGTCTGGAAAAGGTCTTCAGGGGATTTGTCAAAGGCACTTGTCACTCTGTCAGCACACATCACTgtggttgttctttcttttactccatgtatgtttctctatGTGTGGCCTTTCCCTACATCATCAATTGATAAATACCTATTTATTGTTGACTTTGCTATCACACCTGCCCTGAATCCTGTCATCTATACACTGAGGAACAAAGATATATTGGTATCAATCCAAAGATTATACAAAAGAGTTGGTTATGACAATTTTTGCTGA
- the LOC142844976 gene encoding olfactory receptor 4F3/4F16/4F29-like: MERKNQSVVSEFVFLGLTNSWGIQLFLFVFSSMFYVASKTGNSLIVFTVVSDPHLHSPMYFLLANLSFIDSGVSSVVSPKMIYDLLRKHKFITFRGCITQIFFIHFVSSIEMVLLIAMAFDRYVAICKPLHYLTIMSSKICILFSVSSWVVGFMHSLIQLAFVVNLPFCGPNVLDSFYCDFPGFIKLACIDTYKLKLLVSVNTGFMSVGFFFILIISYIVIIFTVQKHSSSGYSKALSTLSVHVTVVVLFFGPVMFIYTRPSSFTLLDKFLSIFEAVVTPILNPVIYTFRNQEIKKAMMRVFKHIVGCRQIIKHLHSDHS, encoded by the coding sequence atggaaagaaagaatcaGTCTGTGGTGTCAGAGTTTGTGTTCCTGGGACTCACCAACTCTTGGGGCATTCAATTATTCCtctttgtgttctcttccatgTTTTATGTAGCAAGTAAGACAGGAAACTCCCTCATCGTGTTCACTGTGGTATCTGACCCTCACTTACATTCTCCTATGTACTTTCTGTTGGCTAACCTTTCCTTCATTGACTCgggtgtttcttctgttgtgtccCCCAAGATGATTTATGATCTGTTGAGAAAGCATAAATTCATCACTTTTAGAGGATGCATCACCCAAATATTCTTCATTCACTTTGTTAGTAGTATAGAAATGGTTTTACTcatagccatggcttttgacagatatgtggccatatgtAAGCCTCTCCATTATCTGACCATTATGAGTTCAAAGATATGCATCTTGTTTTCAGTGTCCTCTTGGGTGGTTGGATTTATGCATTCTCTCATTCaattggcttttgtagtaaacttACCATTTTGTGGACCAAATGTTTTGGATAGCTTCTATTGTGACTTTCCTGGATTCATCAAACTTGCCTGTATAGATACATACAAACTGAAATTATTGGTCTCTGTCAACACTGGATTCATGTCTGTAGGTTTCTTCTTCATACTGATCATTTCCTATATTGTCATCATATTTACTGTTCAGAAACATTCTTCAAGTGGCTACTCTAAGGCCCTGTCTACACTTTCAGTTCATGTGACTGTGGTGGTCTTATTCTTTGGCCCTGTGATGTTCATCTACACACGGCCTTCTTCTTTCACACTCTTGGATAAATTTCTGTCCATATTTGAGGCAGTTGTCACCCCCATTCTGAACCCTGTGATCTACACATTCAggaatcaagaaataaaaaaggcaatGATGAGAGTATTTAAACATATAGTGGGCTGTAGACAAATAATTAAACACTTGCACTCTGATCATTCTTAA